One genomic window of Clostridia bacterium includes the following:
- a CDS encoding LL-diaminopimelate aminotransferase, translated as MATFARAERLERIPPYLFAELDRRIAEKRAAGVDVISLGVGDPDMPTPAHVVERLAREAARPEWHRYPSYVGAPEFRRAAARWLQRNYGVEVDPDREVVALIGSKEGLAHLCWALINPGDVALVPDPGYPVYRTQTIFAGGEVFDLPLRAERGFLADLSEVPPEVAARAKLLFLNYPNNPTAATASADYFAEVVAFARRHGIAFAHDAAYVDLTLEEERAPIALAAPGAKDVTIEFFSLSKPFNMTGWRLGFAAGNADLVKALATVKENTDSGQFTAIQMAGVEALEHTPEEFLQEMRAVYRRRLEKAVAALREAGFDARMPRATFYLWVPVPRGYTSEQVAERMLEEAGVVVSPGQAYGRHGAGYIRLSLTLPDERLDEALARIRRLKF; from the coding sequence TTGGCGACCTTCGCACGAGCCGAACGTCTGGAGAGGATTCCGCCGTACCTGTTCGCCGAGCTCGACCGGCGCATCGCCGAAAAGCGAGCGGCCGGGGTCGACGTGATCAGCCTGGGCGTGGGCGACCCGGACATGCCCACCCCCGCGCATGTCGTGGAGCGGCTCGCCCGGGAGGCGGCGCGGCCGGAATGGCACCGGTACCCGTCGTACGTGGGGGCGCCGGAGTTCCGTCGCGCGGCCGCGCGCTGGCTGCAGCGCAACTATGGCGTGGAGGTGGACCCGGACCGCGAGGTCGTGGCGCTCATCGGTTCGAAGGAGGGGCTCGCCCACCTCTGCTGGGCGCTGATCAACCCGGGCGACGTCGCCCTGGTGCCGGATCCGGGCTACCCGGTGTACCGCACGCAGACCATCTTCGCGGGCGGCGAGGTGTTCGACCTCCCGCTGCGCGCCGAGCGCGGCTTCCTCGCCGACCTTTCCGAGGTGCCGCCGGAGGTCGCAGCGCGGGCCAAGCTGCTCTTCCTCAACTACCCGAACAATCCCACGGCGGCAACGGCCAGCGCGGACTACTTCGCGGAGGTCGTCGCGTTCGCGCGGCGACATGGCATCGCGTTCGCGCACGACGCTGCGTACGTCGACCTGACCCTCGAGGAAGAGCGGGCGCCCATCGCGCTCGCGGCGCCCGGGGCGAAGGACGTCACCATCGAGTTCTTCTCCCTCTCCAAACCCTTCAACATGACCGGCTGGCGGCTCGGTTTCGCCGCCGGCAACGCGGACCTCGTCAAGGCGCTGGCGACGGTCAAGGAGAACACCGACAGCGGCCAGTTCACGGCCATCCAGATGGCGGGCGTGGAGGCGCTGGAGCACACGCCGGAAGAGTTCCTGCAAGAGATGCGCGCCGTGTACCGGCGGCGCCTGGAAAAGGCCGTGGCGGCGCTGCGCGAGGCCGGTTTCGACGCGCGCATGCCCAGGGCCACGTTCTACCTCTGGGTGCCGGTGCCGCGCGGGTACACGTCGGAGCAGGTGGCGGAGCGCATGCTTGAAGAGGCGGGCGTCGTCGTCAGCCCGGGGCAGGCGTACGGCCGGCACGGCGCCGGCTACATCCGCCTCTCGCTGACGCTGCCCGACGAGCGGCTGGACGAAGCGCTGGCGCGCATACGCCGGCTGAAGTTCTGA